A part of Paenibacillus sp. IHBB 10380 genomic DNA contains:
- a CDS encoding Rrf2 family transcriptional regulator produces MAISSRFAVGIHILSLLEINKTAVNTSEFIAGSVNTNPVVIRRIMGMLHKAGLVNVRPGVAGAKLARNVEDITLLDVYKAVSAVEENELFSVHNAPNPDCLVGRNIQSSIEPLFSAAQQAMEDKLKEQTVKQVVYEMAQHGNK; encoded by the coding sequence ATGGCAATTAGTAGTCGTTTTGCTGTTGGGATTCATATATTGTCCTTGTTAGAGATCAATAAGACAGCTGTGAACACATCTGAATTTATTGCTGGAAGTGTAAATACGAATCCAGTGGTAATCCGGAGAATTATGGGAATGCTTCATAAGGCAGGTCTAGTGAATGTTAGACCCGGGGTAGCAGGTGCTAAGCTTGCGCGCAATGTAGAGGACATCACGTTACTTGATGTTTACAAGGCTGTTAGTGCTGTAGAGGAGAATGAGTTATTCTCCGTGCATAATGCACCTAATCCAGATTGTTTGGTGGGGCGAAATATTCAATCCTCCATTGAACCATTGTTCTCAGCTGCACAACAAGCCATGGAAGATAAATTGAAAGAGCAAACGGTGAAACAAGTCGTGTATGAGATGGCTCAACATGGTAATAAATGA
- a CDS encoding ImmA/IrrE family metallo-endopeptidase, giving the protein MDKMVDKLIRKHKTNNPFIIAQNLNVHIRYDDLGKQTRGIYHRTLRRRFIVINNRLSTEWQHFICAHELGHDRLHKGINRFFIDECSYFNVGKFERQANRFALQLLIAEDTIKQGEQVSEFLLRNGVPEELHHLYE; this is encoded by the coding sequence ATGGACAAAATGGTGGACAAGCTTATCCGTAAGCATAAAACGAATAACCCCTTCATCATCGCTCAGAACTTAAATGTTCATATCCGTTATGATGACTTAGGGAAACAAACGAGGGGCATTTATCACCGCACACTACGCCGTAGGTTTATTGTTATTAATAATCGACTATCAACGGAGTGGCAGCACTTTATTTGCGCGCATGAGTTAGGTCATGATCGACTGCACAAAGGAATCAATCGTTTCTTTATCGATGAGTGTTCTTATTTCAATGTAGGGAAGTTTGAGCGGCAGGCTAACCGTTTCGCTTTGCAACTCTTAATCGCAGAGGATACCATTAAGCAAGGTGAACAAGTATCTGAATTCCTTCTACGAAACGGTGTACCCGAAGAGTTACATCATCTGTATGAATAG
- a CDS encoding NAD(P)-dependent oxidoreductase — protein sequence MNIGIIGANGKAGSLIAKEAKSRGHKVTAIVRDANKLADQEIAVVEKDIFDLNSADIQSLDVVVNAFGAPAGQEHLHVEAGKVLIEAAKGSPKTRLVVVGGAGSLYVDEAQTIRLVDTPEFPVEYAATANNQAKNLEDLQNSKGIDWTFISPAAFFNPDGKRTGSYQKGKDNLMVNAKGDSYISYADYAIAVLDEIENSQHHNERFTVVSEAE from the coding sequence ATGAACATCGGAATTATTGGAGCAAACGGTAAAGCAGGAAGTTTAATTGCAAAAGAAGCTAAAAGTAGAGGACATAAAGTTACTGCAATAGTTAGAGATGCCAATAAATTAGCGGATCAAGAAATTGCAGTTGTTGAGAAAGATATCTTTGACTTGAATAGTGCAGATATTCAATCTCTAGATGTTGTAGTCAATGCATTTGGAGCACCCGCTGGACAAGAGCATTTACATGTTGAAGCAGGAAAAGTTTTAATAGAGGCCGCTAAAGGTTCTCCGAAGACTCGTTTAGTGGTAGTAGGTGGAGCTGGGAGTCTATATGTAGATGAAGCCCAAACGATCCGATTAGTAGATACGCCGGAATTTCCAGTAGAATATGCAGCTACAGCAAATAATCAAGCCAAAAATCTAGAGGATTTGCAAAATTCAAAGGGGATCGATTGGACCTTTATTAGTCCAGCTGCGTTTTTCAATCCTGATGGAAAAAGAACAGGCTCATATCAAAAGGGGAAAGACAATCTAATGGTGAATGCCAAGGGGGATAGCTACATTAGTTATGCAGATTATGCGATTGCTGTTCTTGACGAGATTGAGAATTCCCAGCATCATAATGAACGCTTTACCGTTGTATCCGAAGCAGAATAA
- a CDS encoding phage neck terminator protein: MIALEDIRSLIVQGLSTHVGKEVIEMNGGIPVGGYLTYDFSDGFHSTRGFPVVTQGSDKLVKMETVQFTVTFLSYDHDQTSRIQNALMARDWFKTVGHTALKEKVNVVVVKIGSISNRDIQVNKEWERRQGFDVQFRTVDIVESDLEWIEQTNIQRS; this comes from the coding sequence ATGATCGCATTGGAAGACATTCGCTCTCTGATCGTACAAGGGCTATCTACACATGTGGGTAAAGAAGTCATTGAAATGAATGGTGGAATTCCAGTAGGGGGTTATTTAACCTATGATTTCTCAGATGGCTTCCATAGTACTCGTGGTTTCCCAGTCGTCACGCAAGGAAGTGACAAGCTTGTCAAGATGGAGACGGTTCAATTCACCGTGACATTCCTATCTTATGATCATGATCAGACGAGCCGAATTCAGAACGCATTAATGGCCAGGGATTGGTTCAAAACAGTGGGTCATACAGCATTGAAAGAGAAAGTTAACGTTGTCGTAGTGAAGATTGGATCAATAAGTAATCGTGATATTCAGGTGAATAAGGAATGGGAACGCAGACAAGGATTTGACGTACAATTCCGCACGGTCGATATCGTGGAATCGGATCTGGAATGGATTGAACAAACAAATATACAGAGGAGTTGA
- a CDS encoding helix-turn-helix domain-containing protein: MSTGLRIKLLRAKKGLTQDQMAEQLDMNRANFSNYERNKAVPPGETLMKIATILNTTTDYLLGGSDNPNRIPEWATPKDMKDFKELLEEDGDLMFDGIPLNHDDKQKIKDVLTGLFWEAKQMNKEALKKGKQKRQNNE; encoded by the coding sequence GTGTCCACTGGTTTGAGAATCAAATTACTCCGCGCAAAAAAAGGCCTCACACAAGATCAGATGGCCGAGCAATTAGATATGAATCGTGCTAACTTTTCAAATTATGAAAGGAACAAAGCTGTTCCACCAGGAGAGACGCTAATGAAGATAGCTACAATTTTAAATACAACAACAGACTACCTTCTTGGAGGAAGTGACAATCCGAATCGTATTCCTGAGTGGGCAACCCCAAAAGATATGAAGGACTTCAAGGAATTGCTTGAAGAAGATGGCGATTTAATGTTCGATGGAATACCTCTTAATCATGATGATAAGCAGAAAATAAAAGATGTCCTGACAGGTCTTTTCTGGGAAGCTAAGCAAATGAATAAAGAAGCTCTAAAAAAGGGAAAACAAAAGAGACAAAATAACGAATAA